In Hirundo rustica isolate bHirRus1 chromosome 4, bHirRus1.pri.v3, whole genome shotgun sequence, a genomic segment contains:
- the OSBPL8 gene encoding oxysterol-binding protein-related protein 8 isoform X3, which translates to MNQHQGKEAYFTPTKELLQPCLSPGTAHSHGFDKGKEDVSQNKDDASYSMSKSKSESKLFNGSEKDISQSSSKLTKKESLKVQKKNYREEKKRATKELLSTITDPSVIVMADWLKIRGTLKSWTKLWCVLKPGVLLLYKTPKNDQWVGTVLLNVCELIERPSKKDGFCFKLFHPLEQTIWATKGPKGEAVGAITLPLPSSYLIIRAASESDGRCWMDALELALKCSSLLKRTMIREGKEHDLNSSADSTHVSFYGLLRANNLHSGENVPLNDSEMERHHFKDQDTYSDKSDKENDHDHEESDNDGLGKSEESDSDTSERQDDSYVDPEPIDVKETTYLEQSHEELGEAGEAAQTEEVSEENKSLIWTLLKQVRPGMDLSKVVLPTFILEPRSFLDKLSDYYYHADFLSEAALEENAYNRMKKVVKWYLSGFYKKPKGLKKPYNPILGEFFRCMWIHPRTNSKTFYIAEQVSHHPPISAFYVSNRKDGFCLSGSILAKSKFYGNSLSAILDGEGRLTFLNRGEDYVMTMPYAHCKGILYGTMTLELGGIVNITCEKTGYSAAIEFKLKPFLGNNDSVNQISGKIKLGKEVLAFLEGHWDSEVIISDKKTGVSETFWNPTSDMKQRRLHRYTVKFEEQDDFESEKLWQQVTKAINNKDQTEATQEKYILEEAQRKSAKERKLKDEEWTCKLFDQDSVTGEWHYKYADTRPWDPLNDMIQFEKDGTIQTKVRHRTPMVTVPKIKLKPSSQKKGECGFSSPEPDNQDSSGSEAQLMKHNTRIRKKGADLGELQSAIESIKETQEDIKREIVALRNRVISNSSPWDYHSLQSKHYVFIVLMVLLQLIINFLFK; encoded by the exons gttttgacaaaggaaaggaagatgTGTCACAAAATAAAGATGATGCGTCATATTCTATGTCAAAAAGCAAG TCTGAATCCAAGCTTTTCAATGGCTCTGAGAAGGACATCTCTCAATCTTCAAGCAAACTTACAAAAAAAGAATCTCTTAAG gttcaaaagaaaaactacagagaagaaaagaagagagcCACGAAAGAATTACTTAGCACAATCACGGACCCCTCAGTTATTGTTATGGCTGACTGGTTGAAG ATTCGTGGTACCTTGAAGAGCTGGACCAAACTGTGGTGTGTACTGAAACCAGGAGTGTTACTTCTTTACAAGACTCCCAAAAATGACCAGTGGGTAGGAACAGTGCTGCTGAACGTTTGTGAACTCATCGAGAGGCCTTCTAAAAAAGATGGCTTTTGTTTcaaacttttccatcctttgGAGCAGACCATATGGGCTACAAAG GGTCCTAAAGGTGAAGCAGTTGGTGCTATAACTCTGCCGTTGCCCAGCAGTTACTTGATCATCCGAGCCGCTTCAGAATCAGATG GCAGGTGTTGGATGGATGCTTTGGAGCTGGCACTGAAATGTTCAAGCCTGCTTAAACGTACAATGATTAGGGAAGGTAAAGAACATGATTTGAACTCCTCAGCTGACAGCACTCATGTCTCTTTCTATGGTCTACTTCGTGCTAACAACTTGCACAGTGGAGAAAACGTACC GTTAAATGACAGTGAAATGGAAAGGCATCACTTCAAAGATCAAGATACATATTCTGACAAGTCTGATAAGGAAAATGATCATGACCATGAGGAATCTGATAACGATGGATTGGGAAAAAGTGAAGAAAGCGATAGTGACACGTCAGAGAGACAGGATGATTCTTATGTCGATCCAGAACCAATCGATGTCAAGGAAACTACTTACTTAGAACAGAGTCATGAAGAACTTGGGGAG GCAGGTGAGGCTGCTCAGACAGAAGAAGtgtcagaagaaaacaaaagtttgaTCTGGACGCTATTGAAGCAAGTCCGGCCAGGAATGGACTTGTCCAAGGTTGTACTGCCTACATTTATTTTGGAACCTCGCTCTTTCCTGGACAAACTGTCTGATTACTACTACCATGCAGACTTTCTGTCTGA AGCAGCTCTTGAAGAGAATGCTTACAACCGCATGAAAAAAGTAGTGAAGTGGTATTTGTCAGGATTCTACAAAAAGCCAAAG GGACTAAAAAAGCCGTATAATCCTATACTTGGAGAGTTTTTTCGCTGCATGTGGATTCATCCAAGGACAAACAGCAAGACTTTTTATATTGCAGAACAG gTGTCTCATCATCCTCCAATATCTGCCTTCTATGTTAGCAACCGCAAGGATGGTTTTTGCCTTAGTGGTAGCATTCTGGCCAAATCAAAATTCTATG GGAATTCATTATCTGCCATACTAGATGGAGAAGGACGACTGACATTTCTAAATAGGGGAGAAGACTATGTTATGACAATGCCGTATGCCCATTGTAAAG GAATTCTTTATGGAACAATGACTTTAGAGCTTGGTGGAATAGTCAACATCACCTGTGAGAAAACTGGCTACAGCGCAGCAATTGAGTTCAAACTCAAG ccTTTTTTGGGTAACAATGACAGTGTTAACCAAATATCAGGGAAAATCAAGCTTGGCAAAGAAGTTCTGGCTTTTTTAGAGGGTCACTGG GACAGTGAAGTTATTATAAGTGATAAGAAGACAGGTGTTTCAGAGACATTCTGGAACCCAACATCTGATATGAAGCAGCGTAGATTACATAGATACACTGTGAAGTTTGAAGAGCAAGATGACTTTGAGTCAGAAAA GCTTTGGCAACAAGTgacaaaagcaataaataataaagacCAAACAGAAGCTACTCAGGAGAAATATATTCTGGAAGAAGCTCAGAGAAAGAGTGCCAAAGAGAGGAAACTTAAGGATGAAGAGTGGACATGCAAGCTGTTTGATCAGGATTCAGTCACAGGAGAATGGCACTACAAATATGCTGA TACCAGACCGTGGGACCCTTTGAATGATATGATCCAGTTTGAAAAAGATGGCACAATCCAGACAAAAGTTCGACATCGGACACCAATG GTTACCGTTCCAAAAATCAAACTAAAGCCATCCAGTCAGAAGAAAGGAGAGTGTGGTTTCTCATCCCCAGAGCCTGATAACCAGGATTCCTCTGGGAGTGAAG CACAACTTATGAAGCATAATacaagaataaggaaaaaaggggCAGACCTTGGTGAACTGCAGAGTGCCATTGAGTCTATAAAAGAAACACAGGAAGACATTAAGAG GGAGATCGTGGCGCTACGAAATAGAGTCATTTCTAATTCATCACCCTGGGACTACCATTCCTTGCAGTCTAAGCACTATGTCTTCATTGTACTCATGGTTCTGCTACAGCTTATCATTAATTTCTTGTTCAAATAA
- the OSBPL8 gene encoding oxysterol-binding protein-related protein 8 isoform X1, with product MENVPVDGELDRNSHHGENRDSPGLSTALTNSDEQPITPGKMNQHQGKEAYFTPTKELLQPCLSPGTAHSHGFDKGKEDVSQNKDDASYSMSKSKSESKLFNGSEKDISQSSSKLTKKESLKVQKKNYREEKKRATKELLSTITDPSVIVMADWLKIRGTLKSWTKLWCVLKPGVLLLYKTPKNDQWVGTVLLNVCELIERPSKKDGFCFKLFHPLEQTIWATKGPKGEAVGAITLPLPSSYLIIRAASESDGRCWMDALELALKCSSLLKRTMIREGKEHDLNSSADSTHVSFYGLLRANNLHSGENVPLNDSEMERHHFKDQDTYSDKSDKENDHDHEESDNDGLGKSEESDSDTSERQDDSYVDPEPIDVKETTYLEQSHEELGEAGEAAQTEEVSEENKSLIWTLLKQVRPGMDLSKVVLPTFILEPRSFLDKLSDYYYHADFLSEAALEENAYNRMKKVVKWYLSGFYKKPKGLKKPYNPILGEFFRCMWIHPRTNSKTFYIAEQVSHHPPISAFYVSNRKDGFCLSGSILAKSKFYGNSLSAILDGEGRLTFLNRGEDYVMTMPYAHCKGILYGTMTLELGGIVNITCEKTGYSAAIEFKLKPFLGNNDSVNQISGKIKLGKEVLAFLEGHWDSEVIISDKKTGVSETFWNPTSDMKQRRLHRYTVKFEEQDDFESEKLWQQVTKAINNKDQTEATQEKYILEEAQRKSAKERKLKDEEWTCKLFDQDSVTGEWHYKYADTRPWDPLNDMIQFEKDGTIQTKVRHRTPMVTVPKIKLKPSSQKKGECGFSSPEPDNQDSSGSEAQLMKHNTRIRKKGADLGELQSAIESIKETQEDIKREIVALRNRVISNSSPWDYHSLQSKHYVFIVLMVLLQLIINFLFK from the exons gttttgacaaaggaaaggaagatgTGTCACAAAATAAAGATGATGCGTCATATTCTATGTCAAAAAGCAAG TCTGAATCCAAGCTTTTCAATGGCTCTGAGAAGGACATCTCTCAATCTTCAAGCAAACTTACAAAAAAAGAATCTCTTAAG gttcaaaagaaaaactacagagaagaaaagaagagagcCACGAAAGAATTACTTAGCACAATCACGGACCCCTCAGTTATTGTTATGGCTGACTGGTTGAAG ATTCGTGGTACCTTGAAGAGCTGGACCAAACTGTGGTGTGTACTGAAACCAGGAGTGTTACTTCTTTACAAGACTCCCAAAAATGACCAGTGGGTAGGAACAGTGCTGCTGAACGTTTGTGAACTCATCGAGAGGCCTTCTAAAAAAGATGGCTTTTGTTTcaaacttttccatcctttgGAGCAGACCATATGGGCTACAAAG GGTCCTAAAGGTGAAGCAGTTGGTGCTATAACTCTGCCGTTGCCCAGCAGTTACTTGATCATCCGAGCCGCTTCAGAATCAGATG GCAGGTGTTGGATGGATGCTTTGGAGCTGGCACTGAAATGTTCAAGCCTGCTTAAACGTACAATGATTAGGGAAGGTAAAGAACATGATTTGAACTCCTCAGCTGACAGCACTCATGTCTCTTTCTATGGTCTACTTCGTGCTAACAACTTGCACAGTGGAGAAAACGTACC GTTAAATGACAGTGAAATGGAAAGGCATCACTTCAAAGATCAAGATACATATTCTGACAAGTCTGATAAGGAAAATGATCATGACCATGAGGAATCTGATAACGATGGATTGGGAAAAAGTGAAGAAAGCGATAGTGACACGTCAGAGAGACAGGATGATTCTTATGTCGATCCAGAACCAATCGATGTCAAGGAAACTACTTACTTAGAACAGAGTCATGAAGAACTTGGGGAG GCAGGTGAGGCTGCTCAGACAGAAGAAGtgtcagaagaaaacaaaagtttgaTCTGGACGCTATTGAAGCAAGTCCGGCCAGGAATGGACTTGTCCAAGGTTGTACTGCCTACATTTATTTTGGAACCTCGCTCTTTCCTGGACAAACTGTCTGATTACTACTACCATGCAGACTTTCTGTCTGA AGCAGCTCTTGAAGAGAATGCTTACAACCGCATGAAAAAAGTAGTGAAGTGGTATTTGTCAGGATTCTACAAAAAGCCAAAG GGACTAAAAAAGCCGTATAATCCTATACTTGGAGAGTTTTTTCGCTGCATGTGGATTCATCCAAGGACAAACAGCAAGACTTTTTATATTGCAGAACAG gTGTCTCATCATCCTCCAATATCTGCCTTCTATGTTAGCAACCGCAAGGATGGTTTTTGCCTTAGTGGTAGCATTCTGGCCAAATCAAAATTCTATG GGAATTCATTATCTGCCATACTAGATGGAGAAGGACGACTGACATTTCTAAATAGGGGAGAAGACTATGTTATGACAATGCCGTATGCCCATTGTAAAG GAATTCTTTATGGAACAATGACTTTAGAGCTTGGTGGAATAGTCAACATCACCTGTGAGAAAACTGGCTACAGCGCAGCAATTGAGTTCAAACTCAAG ccTTTTTTGGGTAACAATGACAGTGTTAACCAAATATCAGGGAAAATCAAGCTTGGCAAAGAAGTTCTGGCTTTTTTAGAGGGTCACTGG GACAGTGAAGTTATTATAAGTGATAAGAAGACAGGTGTTTCAGAGACATTCTGGAACCCAACATCTGATATGAAGCAGCGTAGATTACATAGATACACTGTGAAGTTTGAAGAGCAAGATGACTTTGAGTCAGAAAA GCTTTGGCAACAAGTgacaaaagcaataaataataaagacCAAACAGAAGCTACTCAGGAGAAATATATTCTGGAAGAAGCTCAGAGAAAGAGTGCCAAAGAGAGGAAACTTAAGGATGAAGAGTGGACATGCAAGCTGTTTGATCAGGATTCAGTCACAGGAGAATGGCACTACAAATATGCTGA TACCAGACCGTGGGACCCTTTGAATGATATGATCCAGTTTGAAAAAGATGGCACAATCCAGACAAAAGTTCGACATCGGACACCAATG GTTACCGTTCCAAAAATCAAACTAAAGCCATCCAGTCAGAAGAAAGGAGAGTGTGGTTTCTCATCCCCAGAGCCTGATAACCAGGATTCCTCTGGGAGTGAAG CACAACTTATGAAGCATAATacaagaataaggaaaaaaggggCAGACCTTGGTGAACTGCAGAGTGCCATTGAGTCTATAAAAGAAACACAGGAAGACATTAAGAG GGAGATCGTGGCGCTACGAAATAGAGTCATTTCTAATTCATCACCCTGGGACTACCATTCCTTGCAGTCTAAGCACTATGTCTTCATTGTACTCATGGTTCTGCTACAGCTTATCATTAATTTCTTGTTCAAATAA
- the OSBPL8 gene encoding oxysterol-binding protein-related protein 8 isoform X2 has translation MENVPVDGELDRNSHHGENRDSPGLSTLTNSDEQPITPGKMNQHQGKEAYFTPTKELLQPCLSPGTAHSHGFDKGKEDVSQNKDDASYSMSKSKSESKLFNGSEKDISQSSSKLTKKESLKVQKKNYREEKKRATKELLSTITDPSVIVMADWLKIRGTLKSWTKLWCVLKPGVLLLYKTPKNDQWVGTVLLNVCELIERPSKKDGFCFKLFHPLEQTIWATKGPKGEAVGAITLPLPSSYLIIRAASESDGRCWMDALELALKCSSLLKRTMIREGKEHDLNSSADSTHVSFYGLLRANNLHSGENVPLNDSEMERHHFKDQDTYSDKSDKENDHDHEESDNDGLGKSEESDSDTSERQDDSYVDPEPIDVKETTYLEQSHEELGEAGEAAQTEEVSEENKSLIWTLLKQVRPGMDLSKVVLPTFILEPRSFLDKLSDYYYHADFLSEAALEENAYNRMKKVVKWYLSGFYKKPKGLKKPYNPILGEFFRCMWIHPRTNSKTFYIAEQVSHHPPISAFYVSNRKDGFCLSGSILAKSKFYGNSLSAILDGEGRLTFLNRGEDYVMTMPYAHCKGILYGTMTLELGGIVNITCEKTGYSAAIEFKLKPFLGNNDSVNQISGKIKLGKEVLAFLEGHWDSEVIISDKKTGVSETFWNPTSDMKQRRLHRYTVKFEEQDDFESEKLWQQVTKAINNKDQTEATQEKYILEEAQRKSAKERKLKDEEWTCKLFDQDSVTGEWHYKYADTRPWDPLNDMIQFEKDGTIQTKVRHRTPMVTVPKIKLKPSSQKKGECGFSSPEPDNQDSSGSEAQLMKHNTRIRKKGADLGELQSAIESIKETQEDIKREIVALRNRVISNSSPWDYHSLQSKHYVFIVLMVLLQLIINFLFK, from the exons gttttgacaaaggaaaggaagatgTGTCACAAAATAAAGATGATGCGTCATATTCTATGTCAAAAAGCAAG TCTGAATCCAAGCTTTTCAATGGCTCTGAGAAGGACATCTCTCAATCTTCAAGCAAACTTACAAAAAAAGAATCTCTTAAG gttcaaaagaaaaactacagagaagaaaagaagagagcCACGAAAGAATTACTTAGCACAATCACGGACCCCTCAGTTATTGTTATGGCTGACTGGTTGAAG ATTCGTGGTACCTTGAAGAGCTGGACCAAACTGTGGTGTGTACTGAAACCAGGAGTGTTACTTCTTTACAAGACTCCCAAAAATGACCAGTGGGTAGGAACAGTGCTGCTGAACGTTTGTGAACTCATCGAGAGGCCTTCTAAAAAAGATGGCTTTTGTTTcaaacttttccatcctttgGAGCAGACCATATGGGCTACAAAG GGTCCTAAAGGTGAAGCAGTTGGTGCTATAACTCTGCCGTTGCCCAGCAGTTACTTGATCATCCGAGCCGCTTCAGAATCAGATG GCAGGTGTTGGATGGATGCTTTGGAGCTGGCACTGAAATGTTCAAGCCTGCTTAAACGTACAATGATTAGGGAAGGTAAAGAACATGATTTGAACTCCTCAGCTGACAGCACTCATGTCTCTTTCTATGGTCTACTTCGTGCTAACAACTTGCACAGTGGAGAAAACGTACC GTTAAATGACAGTGAAATGGAAAGGCATCACTTCAAAGATCAAGATACATATTCTGACAAGTCTGATAAGGAAAATGATCATGACCATGAGGAATCTGATAACGATGGATTGGGAAAAAGTGAAGAAAGCGATAGTGACACGTCAGAGAGACAGGATGATTCTTATGTCGATCCAGAACCAATCGATGTCAAGGAAACTACTTACTTAGAACAGAGTCATGAAGAACTTGGGGAG GCAGGTGAGGCTGCTCAGACAGAAGAAGtgtcagaagaaaacaaaagtttgaTCTGGACGCTATTGAAGCAAGTCCGGCCAGGAATGGACTTGTCCAAGGTTGTACTGCCTACATTTATTTTGGAACCTCGCTCTTTCCTGGACAAACTGTCTGATTACTACTACCATGCAGACTTTCTGTCTGA AGCAGCTCTTGAAGAGAATGCTTACAACCGCATGAAAAAAGTAGTGAAGTGGTATTTGTCAGGATTCTACAAAAAGCCAAAG GGACTAAAAAAGCCGTATAATCCTATACTTGGAGAGTTTTTTCGCTGCATGTGGATTCATCCAAGGACAAACAGCAAGACTTTTTATATTGCAGAACAG gTGTCTCATCATCCTCCAATATCTGCCTTCTATGTTAGCAACCGCAAGGATGGTTTTTGCCTTAGTGGTAGCATTCTGGCCAAATCAAAATTCTATG GGAATTCATTATCTGCCATACTAGATGGAGAAGGACGACTGACATTTCTAAATAGGGGAGAAGACTATGTTATGACAATGCCGTATGCCCATTGTAAAG GAATTCTTTATGGAACAATGACTTTAGAGCTTGGTGGAATAGTCAACATCACCTGTGAGAAAACTGGCTACAGCGCAGCAATTGAGTTCAAACTCAAG ccTTTTTTGGGTAACAATGACAGTGTTAACCAAATATCAGGGAAAATCAAGCTTGGCAAAGAAGTTCTGGCTTTTTTAGAGGGTCACTGG GACAGTGAAGTTATTATAAGTGATAAGAAGACAGGTGTTTCAGAGACATTCTGGAACCCAACATCTGATATGAAGCAGCGTAGATTACATAGATACACTGTGAAGTTTGAAGAGCAAGATGACTTTGAGTCAGAAAA GCTTTGGCAACAAGTgacaaaagcaataaataataaagacCAAACAGAAGCTACTCAGGAGAAATATATTCTGGAAGAAGCTCAGAGAAAGAGTGCCAAAGAGAGGAAACTTAAGGATGAAGAGTGGACATGCAAGCTGTTTGATCAGGATTCAGTCACAGGAGAATGGCACTACAAATATGCTGA TACCAGACCGTGGGACCCTTTGAATGATATGATCCAGTTTGAAAAAGATGGCACAATCCAGACAAAAGTTCGACATCGGACACCAATG GTTACCGTTCCAAAAATCAAACTAAAGCCATCCAGTCAGAAGAAAGGAGAGTGTGGTTTCTCATCCCCAGAGCCTGATAACCAGGATTCCTCTGGGAGTGAAG CACAACTTATGAAGCATAATacaagaataaggaaaaaaggggCAGACCTTGGTGAACTGCAGAGTGCCATTGAGTCTATAAAAGAAACACAGGAAGACATTAAGAG GGAGATCGTGGCGCTACGAAATAGAGTCATTTCTAATTCATCACCCTGGGACTACCATTCCTTGCAGTCTAAGCACTATGTCTTCATTGTACTCATGGTTCTGCTACAGCTTATCATTAATTTCTTGTTCAAATAA